Proteins encoded together in one Penicillium digitatum chromosome 1, complete sequence window:
- a CDS encoding DsDNA-dependent ATPase (Rad54b), putative encodes MVFKPFKSPLIRNPATLSTGSTDEINRPTKKPRLEDEPAPKDVQSTPIASRKPLLQVNNRGSDSVINSPSSGSTKDDISDERYFNVLWRKPSAKKHKTWDGDGILSTRGDLVCLRDTAGKEMGRKVHEALLEPGTTLSISGKEVEIDSEISKKEYISGRKFLEGKKQAPTSTTDPAPTLKKEALFARKKGEVRKPTAAERTKSLKRSLALVTNPNANPGAAPAAFAAYKAPLLVNTVTPKVVGKVVPRHDPKAVGALVMPRPKSVPKGRQVVDVVVDPLLAKNLRPHQREGVKFLYECVMGMRPFNGEGAILADDMGLGKTLQTIALLWTLLKQNPVFEAPPVIKKALIVCPVTLINNWRKEFRKWLGSERIGVFVFDDKSKRLTDFTKGRAYSIMIVGYEKLRTVQEALANSSGVDIIIADEGHRLKTLQNKSGQAIQSLSAVKRVILSGTPIQNDLREFFAAVDLVNPGILGNFKSFIREFETPIVRSRQPEATRKEIEKGESRGEELRELTSKFMLRRTADILAKYLPPKTEYVLFCKPTRPQANIYKAVLTSPIFQTAMGNAESALQLITILKKLSNSPSLLTAKNNDDTPNETMSALIESIPQPLHRHLSPSSSAKIRVLDQLLDTMRNKTDEKIVLVSNYTSTLSLLATLLTSLGLPYLRLDGSTPAQKRQGLVDDFNRLPASSCFAFLLSAKAGGTGLNLIGASRLILFDVDWNPATDIQAMARIHRDGQKRPCRIYRVLLKGSLEEKIWQRQVTKLGLADSVMQEKNTSNGGAQFSAAELRDLFRLDEDRACQTHELLGCRCSGRGVQADSQASLSGPATPATVDGGSGSEVEDLSDPPSDFDDEGGDDDSDGSLPKPHTLVKASEVDIEKQEQSIRDGTYRSKMAGKGKKGTKEREGHAKSQKDKMHQSLAQYSHIDPTPLAAESDSNAGTEVEDEELEAAIDDDVLVSMLKDECNLIGYVFKKTNGAEIRS; translated from the exons ATGGTTTTCAAACCCTTCAAGTCCCCTTTAATTAGGAATCCCGCTACATTATCCACCGGCTCCACCGATGAGATTAATCGCCCTACCAAAAAGCCCCGCCTCGAAGATGAACCAGCACCCAAGGATGTGCAATCAACACCAATAGCCAGTCGAAAGCCACTCCTACAAGTCAACAATCGAGGATCAGACAGTGTGATAAATTCACCATCCAGTGGATCGACCAAAGATGATATATCCGACGAAAGATACTTCAATGTTCTCTG GCGCAAACCAAGCGCCAAAAAGCACAAAACATGGGATGGAGACGGAATCCTCTCCACCCGTGGAGATCTGGTGTGTCTACGAGACactgctggaaaggagatggGACGGAAGGTGCACGAAGCCCTCCTCGAGCCGGGAACAACCTTGTCAATCTCCGGAAAAGAGGTTGAAATTGACTCCGAAATATCAAAAAAGGAATACATCTCCGGCAGAAAGTTCTTGGAAGGCAAAAAGCAAGCACCTACCTCCACAACAGACCCGGCGCCTACACTGAAAAAAGAAGCCCTTTTTGCCCGAAAGAAGGGAGAAGTACGCAAACCTACGGCTGCGGAGCGGACCAAGTCCCTCAAGCGTTCACTAGCTCTAGTTACTAACCCCAACGCAAACCCTGGAGCCGCACCGGCGGCATTTGCGGCTTATAAAGCGCCGCTGCTTGTGAACACGGTTACTCCCAAGGTTGTCGGGAAGGTCGTCCCACGTCATGACCCCAAGGCAGTTGGTGCGTTGGTTATGCCGCGGCCGAAATCGGTGCCCAAGGGGAGGCAGGTTGTGGATGTTGTTGTTGATCCTCTCTTGGCCAAGAACTTACGGCCACATCAGCGTGAGGGTGTGAAATTCTTGTATGAGTGTGTCATGGGTATGCGGCCGTTTAATGGTGAAGGTGCCATTCTCGCGGATGATATGGGCTTGGGAAAGACTTTGCAGACCATTGCGCTGCTTTGGACTTTGCTTAAGCAGAACCCTGTCTTTGAAGCCCCGCCTGTTATTAAGAAGGCTTTGATTGTGTGTCCTGTCACTCTTATCAACAACTGGAGGAAGGAATTTCGCAAGTGGCTCGGCAGTGAGCGCATTGGAGTTTTCGTCTTTGATGATAAGAGTAAGCGTCTTACGGATTTCACCAAGGGCAGGGCGTATAGTATCATGATTGTTGGGTATGAGAAGCTCAGAACAGTCCAGGAAGCTTTGGCGAATAGTTCTGGAGTCGATATCATTATCGCAGACGAAGGCCACAGGCTCAAGACATTGCAGAACAAAAGTGGTCAAGCGATCCAATCGCTCAGCGCTGTGAAGAGAGTCATTCTCTCCGGCACGCCAATCCAAAACGATCTGAGAGAGTTCTTTGCAGCCGTGGACCTTGTTAACCCAGGAATCCTAGGCAATTTCAAATCCTTTATTCGAGAATTCGAAACTCCAATCGTACGCAGCAGACAACCAGAAGCTACAAGAAAGGAAATCGAGAAAGGAGAGTCCAGAGGTGAAGAGTTGCGAGAACTCACCTCCAAATTCATGCTTCGCCGAACAGCAGACATCTTGGCCAAATATCTCCCCCCAAAGACCGAATACGTCCTCTTCTGCAAACCAACACGCCCTCAAGCAAATATCTACAAAGCCGTCCTCACTTCCCCGATCTTCCAAACTGCCATGGGAAATGCCGAAAGTGCCCTGCAGCTAATCACAATCCTCAAAAAGCTCAGCAATAGCCCTTCCCTCCTTACAGCCAAAAACAACGATGACACACCCAATGAAACAATGAGTGCCCTCATCGAATCCATCCCCCAACCCCTCCACCGCCATCTGTCCCCCTCCTCAAGCGCAAAAATCCGCGTGCTCGACCAACTCCTTGACACCATGCGCAACAAAACAGACGAGAAAATAGTTCTAGTCTCAAACTATACCTCAACCCTCTCCCTCCTTGCCACCCTTCTCACCTCCCTGGGCCTCCCATACCTCCGTCTCGACGGCAGCACACCAGCCCAAAAACGGCAAGGCCTGGTTGATGACTTCAACCGTCTCCCCGCAAGTTCCTGCTTcgccttcctgctctccgCAAAAGCTGGCGGCACAGGTCTCAATCTGATCGGCGCGAGCCGTCTCATCCTCTTCGATGTAGATTGGAACCCGGCAACAGACATCCAGGCAATGGCGCGTATTCATCGCGACGGCCAGAAACGGCCTTGTCGTATCTACCGTGTTCTGCTCAAGGGTAGTCTCGAGGAGAAGATCTGGCAGAGACAGGTTACTAAGCTCGGTCTTGCGGATAGTGTTATGCAGGAGAAGAATACCAGTAATGGTGGTGCGCAGTTCTCTGCTGCTGAGCTGAGGGATTTGTTCAGGCTTGACGAGGATAGAGCATGTCAGACCCACGAGTTGTTGGGTTGTAGGTGTAGTGGACGGGGTGTTCAAGCTGATTCTCAGGCTTCTTTGTCTGGGCCTGCGACACCTGCTACTGTTGATGGTGGGAGTGGGTCTGAGGTTGAGGATTTGTCGGATCCGCCTTCTGACTTTGATGATGAgggtggtgatgatgattcAGATGGGTCGCTGCCGAAACCTCATACTCTTGTTAAAGCTTCTGAAGTCGATATAGAGAAACAAGAGCAGTCTATCCGCGACGGCACCTATCGTTCTAAGATGGCtgggaaggggaagaagggtacgaaagagagagaaggccATGCGAAGAGTCAAAAAGATAAGATGCACCAGTCTTTGGCTCAGTACTCGCATATTGACCCCACTCCGCTTGCAGCTGAGTCCGATTCTAATGCTGGGACTgaggttgaagatgaggagctTGA